The nucleotide sequence TCGTCTCCAGCGCGGAGGGCGTGCGGGCCGACACCGGGAGCAACTGCCACGCACGGCGCGGCGCCGCGCTGTCGAGCGGACGCGGCGGCTGCTCCAGCACGACGTGCGCGTTGGTGCCGCCCACGCCGAACGAGCTCACCCCGGCGCGGCGAGGCATGGCGGTGGCGGGCCACGGCTTGAGCGTCGCGTTGACGTAGAAGGGGCTGTTGTCGAAGTCGATGGCCGGGTTGGGCCGCTCGTAGTGGAGGCTGGGTGGCAGCTCGCCGTGCTTCACGGCCATCGCCGCCTTGATGAGGCCCGTGACTCCGGCCGCGGCGTCCAGATGGCCCAGGTTGCCCTTCACCGAGCCGAGCGCGCAGTAGCGCCGACGCTGCGTGGAGGCGCGGAAAGCGCGCGTGAGCGCCTCCACCTCGATGGGGTCGCCCAGCGGCGTCGCGGTGCCGTGCGCTTCCACATAGCCGATGTCGTCGGCCTCCAGGCCCGAGGCCGCCAGCGCCTCGGCCACCACCTGCGCCTGACCCTCGACGCCCGGCGCGGTGTAGCCCGCCTTGAGCGAGCCGTCGTTGTTGATGGCCGAGCCCTTGATGACCGCGTGCACGGTGTCGCCATCGCGCACCGCGGCCTTCAGCTTCTTGAGCACCACCACGCCCGCCCCGCTGCCGAACAGCGTGCCGCGCGCCTTCGCGTCGAAGGGCCGGCAGCGTCCATCCGGAGACGCCATGCCGCCCTCCACGTGGCGATAGCCGTGGAGGAAGCTCACGTTGACGGAGGCGCCGCCCGCGAGCGCCATGTCGCACTCGCCGTTGAGCAGGCTCTGGCAGGCCAGGTGCACCGCCACCAGCGACGTCGAGCACGCGCTCTGCACCGCGTGGCTCGCGCCCCGGAGGTTCAGCTTGTACGAGACGCGAGTGGCCAGGAAGTCCGTGCCGTTGCCGATGTTCACCTGCACCGGCTCCACCGACTCCAGCACGCGCGGGTTGCGCGCCAGGTTCATCAGCAGGTACGTGTTGAGCGTGGCGCCGCCGTACACGGAGATGGCGCCCGGGAAGTCGCGCGGCGAGTAGCCCGCGTGCTCCAGCGCCTCCCAGCAGACCTCCAGGAAGACGCGGTGCTGCGGGTCCGTCAGCTCCGCCTCACGGGGCGGCATGTCGAAGAACGCGGCGTCGAAGGACTCGGGCTCGGGCATCACCGCGGCGGCGCGCACGAAGTCCGGGTCCTCCACCTGCTCCGGAGCGACGCCCGCCGCGAGGCTCTCCTCGGGCGTGAAGAAGCGGATGGACTCCACGCCGCCGCGCAGGTTCGCCCACAGCTCGGCCGTGCTCCGCGCGCCGGGGAAGCGCCCGGACATGCCGATGATGGCGAGGTCCGCGTCGTCGATGTCTGACGGCTGCTTCACGTCCACGGCGTCCGCTCCTTCACTCACGGCGGCTGCGCCGCTCGCGTCGCGCGGCTCCACGGTTCTGACTCGACTCGAACCCGGGCGGATCCGACGGGGCGCCGAGCGCTCCCAGCTTCTTCGCCAGCGCGGCCACCGTGGGCGCCTCGAAGACGGAGGTGAGGGCAATCTCTCGCCCCAGCTCCCGCTTCAGCCGCCCGACGATCTTGAGCCACAGGAGCGAGTTGCCGCCCAGGTCGAAGAAGTTGTCGTGGATGCCCAACCGCGACAGCCCGAGCTGCTCCTGCCACACCTTCGCCAGCGCCAGCTCCAGGTCGTCGGTGGGCGCCACGTACTCGGTGCCCAGCTGCGGCCGCTCGTGCGTCGCGCCACCCGACGTGTCCTGGTTCTTCTGCGCGCCCTCACGCTTCAGCCAGCGTGCCACGCGCGCTTCCAAATCGCCGGTGGAGACCACCACCTGCCCGCCCAGCGAGGACTCGGCGACGCGGCGGAACGCCTCCACCGCCTCGTCCTCCGTCATGGCGAACGCGTCCAGGCTCGTCTTCGTCTCACGGGACTCCTCGTCCACCGAGGGCCACCCGTCCCAGTTCGTGCTCACCCAGCGCGTCAGTCCCTGCTTCGAGCGCGAGGTCGCGAACGCGTCGAGGAAGGCGTTCGCCGCGCCGTACGCCGCGAGCCCCAGTCCACCGAGCACCGAGGCGTTGGACGACACCAGCATCACGAAGTCGAGCACTCGGCCCGCGAGCGCCAGCTCCAGCGCGTACGTGCCATGCACCTTCGCGCGGAAGTGCGGCTCGCACGCGGCGGCGTCCAACCCGGACAGCAGCGCCACGGCGCCTTCGCCCGCGAGGCCCGCGGCGTGGATGACGCCGTGCACCTCGCCGAACCGCAGCGCCCCCTGGGTGATGGCGACGCTGAGCAGCATGTCATCCGCCACGTCCGCGCGAGCCAGCATCACCTCGGCGCCCGTCGCCTCCAGCTCCCTCACCGCGCGGCGCTTGTGGCCGCCGCGGTCCATCTCCAGGCCCCACCGGCTCACCAGCACGAGCCGCGCCTGGTGCTGGCGCGCCAGGTAGCGGGCGATCATCAGGCCCACGCCGCCCAGGCCGCCGGTGATGACGTAGACGCCCCGGTGACGGAAGGGGCGCGCGGGCTGGGTGTCCGCCTCCAACCGAACGGGCTCATGCGTCTGCACCAGCCGGTTCGTCCCGCGCCAGGCGACGACGGGCTCGCGAGCCTCGGTGGCCGTGCTCGTCACCTCTTGCCGCAGCGCCCGCGTGTCGAGCGCCACCGGGCCACGGCCCAGGTCCACGTAGCGGCAGGAGAGGAAGTCGTGCTCCTGCGGGATGACCTTGCACAGGGCCGGCAGCGTGGCGCGCTCGGGGGCGACTTCATCCGAGCTCTCCACGTCGAGCGCCTGACGACCGACGACCGTCAGCTCCACGGGGCCGGGGAGCTCCGCCTCCGTGAGCGCCCGCGTCAGGCGGAGGAGCGGATGGAACCCACGCGCCTGGGCCTGCTCGAAGCGCTCGTTGCCGAACGCGTCCTGCTCACCCTCGCGCGAATCCAGGCTCCACAGGTGGATGATGTTCTCCACCTTGAAGTCCTTCGACTTCAGCGCGAGCAGCAGGAAGCCCGGCTCGTCGGCATCCGCCGGGTCCAGGCTGAAGTGGTTCTCGCCCAGCTCCTCGAGCCTCGCGCCCGGCGTCACCCGCGCGACGCGATGTCCCTGCTCCTCCAGCTCCATCGCCAGGGCCGAGCCCACGCCGGTGGAGTCCAGGAACACGACCCAGTCCTTCGGCGTGACGGCACCGGCGCGCGGCGGCGCCAACGGGGCGCGCTTCCAGGACGGCAGATAGAACCAGCTGGAGACATCGGCGCTCTTGTTCGCCGCGGACCGCCGACGCGCGGAAGGGGCCTGGGGCGCGAGCCAGTAGTCCTGACCCTCGAAGGGATACGTCGGCAGCGGGACGCGCAGCCGCCGCGCCTGGCCTCGCACGGCCGTCCAATTCACCTCGACGCCCGCGGCCCAGAGTCGCCCGAGCGTCGCGGTGAGGTGCTCCTCGTCCGCGACCGGGTCCTGCGGATGGCGCAGGGAGGAGAGCACCGCCGGCGCGGAGGGGCCGTTGACCTGGAGCCGCGCGAGCGTGCTGAGCGTCCGGCCCGGACCGACCTCCAGGTAGACGTGCGCGGGGTCCTTGGCCAGCTCGCGGATTCCATCGCCGAAGCGCACCGTCTGCCGCAGATGCTTCACCCAGTACGACGGGTCCAGCGCGTCATCCAGGTCGATCCACGTGCCGGTGAGGTTGGACAGGAACTGCACGTTCGTCGGCGGGTTGAGCTTGATGGTGCGGATGAAGTCGCTGAAGCGGTCGAGGATCGGGTTCACCACGTACGAGTGCGCGGCGACGTCGATGGGGATGTGACGGAACTCCACCTCGCGACGGGTCAGCTCCGCGGCCAGGGCCTCCACGGCCTCCACCGTGCCCGCGACCACGCACTGCGCGGGGCCATTCACCGCCGCCAGGGACAGCGTCTCCCCGAGCAGCGGACGGACCTCCGACTCGGGCAGCGGCACGCTGAGCATGCCGCCACCGGGCAGCTCCTCGA is from Myxococcus fulvus and encodes:
- a CDS encoding type I polyketide synthase yields the protein MGRHKEYEGDSGLAVAIVGMAVRVPGAADVDAFWRMLRDGVEGITLFSDDALKSLGVDPSFLANPNFVRAGAVLERPGRFDAGLFGYAPREAELLDPQHRVFLECVWTAMEHAGYSTGRIPGTSTGVFAGSSLSSYLLFNLLSREEFQRAEDTFPAMVANDKDFLATRVAYHLDLRGPALTVQTGCSTSLVATHLACQSLLGYQCDMAIAGGVSVHMPQRTGYHYQEGGITSPDGHCRAFDERGQGTLFGSGAGAVVLKRLSDALADGDTIHAVIRGSAINNDGALKVGFTAPGQYGQSEVIARAQSLAETPADTITYVEAHGTATPLGDPIEVQALDTVFRRSTEQRGFCGLGSVKTNVGHLDAAAGVTGLVKTVLALEHAELPASLHYEKPNPRIDFANSPFYVNTKLTPWPEGPTPRRAGVSSFGIGGTNAHLIVEEPPFTQPGDASRAWQPLVLSARTQTALEAQTSALLAHLKAHPEQQLADVAWTLQTGRKDLDLRRVIVCKDREDAVRVLETRDPQRIFTHSPGTTSASLVFMFPGGGAQYPDMGRGLYDAEPAFREAVDHCCKLLRPKLGFDLKPVMYPDAAAAESAGQRLKRTSLALPALFTIEYATVKLWESWGVKPEAVIGHSLGEYMAAHLAGIFSLEDALALVVMRGKLFEELPGGGMLSVPLPESEVRPLLGETLSLAAVNGPAQCVVAGTVEAVEALAAELTRREVEFRHIPIDVAAHSYVVNPILDRFSDFIRTIKLNPPTNVQFLSNLTGTWIDLDDALDPSYWVKHLRQTVRFGDGIRELAKDPAHVYLEVGPGRTLSTLARLQVNGPSAPAVLSSLRHPQDPVADEEHLTATLGRLWAAGVEVNWTAVRGQARRLRVPLPTYPFEGQDYWLAPQAPSARRRSAANKSADVSSWFYLPSWKRAPLAPPRAGAVTPKDWVVFLDSTGVGSALAMELEEQGHRVARVTPGARLEELGENHFSLDPADADEPGFLLLALKSKDFKVENIIHLWSLDSREGEQDAFGNERFEQAQARGFHPLLRLTRALTEAELPGPVELTVVGRQALDVESSDEVAPERATLPALCKVIPQEHDFLSCRYVDLGRGPVALDTRALRQEVTSTATEAREPVVAWRGTNRLVQTHEPVRLEADTQPARPFRHRGVYVITGGLGGVGLMIARYLARQHQARLVLVSRWGLEMDRGGHKRRAVRELEATGAEVMLARADVADDMLLSVAITQGALRFGEVHGVIHAAGLAGEGAVALLSGLDAAACEPHFRAKVHGTYALELALAGRVLDFVMLVSSNASVLGGLGLAAYGAANAFLDAFATSRSKQGLTRWVSTNWDGWPSVDEESRETKTSLDAFAMTEDEAVEAFRRVAESSLGGQVVVSTGDLEARVARWLKREGAQKNQDTSGGATHERPQLGTEYVAPTDDLELALAKVWQEQLGLSRLGIHDNFFDLGGNSLLWLKIVGRLKRELGREIALTSVFEAPTVAALAKKLGALGAPSDPPGFESSQNRGAARRERRSRRE